Proteins found in one Paenibacillus borealis genomic segment:
- a CDS encoding ROK family transcriptional regulator codes for MKVTGDQALVKKINKSIILHTIRMQSPVSRAKVSEMTGLNKATVSNLVAELCGQELVTEAGPGESSGGRKPLMLHFNEMAGSVIGIELRVKQLKAVLCNLGGGILHERDCALEAHDFPYVLGQMQQMISELIAEAPPSPYGLVGIGVGVPGMVDEHGVVLFAPNLGWEMVDLRSILESAFAVPVTIDNEANAGAQGELNFGAARDVRHLLYISAGSGIGSGIIIGGELYKGARGYAGETGHMTIEAEGKPCSCGSRGCWELYASEKTYDNPGLSLPARTTTELVAYALEGQPDTLRHFGSIGEYLGIGVTNLINSFNPELIVIGGALSEAEPWLGEPLRRVVAERTLPYHKQQLEITFSRLGSRGTMIGAGFSAVMHFLGNIRVTL; via the coding sequence TCAAAAAAATCAACAAATCGATTATTTTACATACGATCCGCATGCAGTCCCCCGTATCCCGGGCCAAGGTGTCCGAGATGACAGGTCTTAACAAGGCTACGGTCTCCAATCTAGTCGCCGAGCTGTGCGGACAGGAGCTGGTTACCGAAGCCGGTCCCGGAGAATCCAGCGGGGGACGCAAGCCGCTTATGCTGCATTTCAACGAAATGGCCGGCAGTGTCATCGGGATCGAGCTGCGTGTTAAACAGCTTAAGGCCGTGCTCTGCAATCTGGGAGGCGGAATTCTTCATGAACGGGATTGTGCGCTGGAAGCCCATGACTTCCCTTATGTGCTGGGGCAGATGCAGCAGATGATCTCGGAGCTGATTGCAGAAGCACCCCCTTCACCCTATGGCCTCGTCGGCATCGGAGTCGGCGTACCGGGAATGGTGGATGAACACGGAGTCGTCCTGTTTGCGCCCAACCTTGGCTGGGAGATGGTCGATCTGCGTTCGATTCTGGAAAGCGCCTTCGCGGTTCCGGTCACCATTGACAATGAAGCCAATGCGGGAGCCCAAGGGGAGCTGAACTTCGGGGCGGCGCGCGATGTGCGCCATCTGCTGTATATCAGTGCGGGCTCGGGGATCGGGTCCGGGATCATTATTGGCGGTGAACTGTATAAAGGGGCTCGCGGATACGCCGGAGAGACCGGACATATGACGATTGAAGCGGAAGGCAAGCCCTGCAGCTGCGGCAGCCGGGGCTGTTGGGAGCTCTATGCCTCGGAGAAAACGTACGATAATCCGGGCCTATCCCTGCCTGCCCGCACAACGACCGAACTGGTGGCTTATGCGCTGGAGGGGCAGCCGGATACTCTGCGGCACTTTGGCTCCATCGGGGAATACCTGGGCATCGGGGTCACTAATCTAATTAACAGCTTCAATCCGGAGCTAATCGTAATCGGAGGGGCTTTGTCTGAGGCTGAACCCTGGCTGGGTGAACCGCTGCGCCGGGTGGTCGCCGAGCGTACACTTCCTTACCACAAGCAGCAGCTTGAGATCACTTTCTCCAGGCTGGGCAGCCGCGGAACGATGATTGGCGCAGGCTTTTCAGCGGTCATGCACTTTCTCGGCAATATCCGGGTAACCCTATAG
- the trxB gene encoding thioredoxin-disulfide reductase produces the protein MYKSIIVGTGPAGLTAAIYLARANLNPLVIEGPQPGGQLTTTTEIENFPGFPEGILGPDLMDNMRKQAERFGAQFVTGWVNSVELGERPFKLNVEGMGTLVTDTLIISTGATAKYLGIPGEQDNIGRGVSTCATCDGFFFRGKEIVVVGGGDSALEEAGFLTRFASKVTLVHRREELRASKIMQDRVRDNAKVTWGLNRTPVEVIAGDKGVTGLKVINNETGEEEFIEASGVFVAVGHHPNTSFLGGQITTDANGYIVSNPGTSETNIPGVFACGDVQDTRYRQAITAAGSGCMAAMDAEKYIESLEHSAVIL, from the coding sequence ATGTACAAATCAATTATTGTAGGTACTGGACCGGCCGGATTGACGGCTGCCATATACTTGGCCCGGGCGAACCTGAACCCGCTCGTTATCGAAGGTCCGCAGCCAGGCGGACAGCTTACAACTACAACAGAGATCGAGAACTTCCCCGGATTCCCGGAAGGTATTCTGGGTCCTGATCTGATGGATAATATGCGCAAGCAGGCTGAGCGTTTCGGAGCACAGTTCGTTACCGGCTGGGTGAACAGTGTAGAGCTGGGCGAACGTCCGTTCAAGCTGAATGTTGAAGGCATGGGCACACTGGTTACAGATACATTGATTATTTCCACCGGCGCTACGGCGAAATATCTCGGGATTCCCGGGGAGCAGGATAATATCGGACGCGGTGTCAGCACTTGCGCAACCTGTGACGGATTCTTCTTCCGCGGCAAAGAGATTGTCGTTGTCGGCGGCGGCGATTCGGCGCTGGAGGAAGCGGGCTTCCTGACAAGATTTGCGTCAAAAGTAACCCTGGTGCACCGCCGTGAAGAGCTGCGTGCCTCCAAGATTATGCAGGACCGTGTACGCGATAATGCCAAAGTTACCTGGGGACTCAACCGTACGCCTGTTGAAGTTATTGCCGGAGACAAAGGTGTGACTGGTCTGAAGGTGATTAACAATGAGACCGGTGAAGAAGAATTCATTGAAGCCAGCGGTGTATTCGTAGCTGTCGGCCATCATCCTAATACTTCTTTCCTGGGCGGACAAATTACTACCGATGCTAACGGCTACATTGTGTCGAATCCCGGAACCTCCGAGACGAATATTCCCGGCGTGTTTGCTTGCGGTGACGTGCAGGATACCCGTTACAGACAAGCGATTACGGCTGCAGGCAGCGGCTGTATGGCGGCGATGGATGCCGAGAAATATATCGAGAGCCTGGAGCACAGCGCGGTTATTCTGTAA
- a CDS encoding glutaredoxin family protein produces MENVIVYTSTNCPHCRQVKSFLNDKGVAYEERNIEQNDDYAQQVWDMGMRAVPITVIGEFKIVGMNKTKFDKALATI; encoded by the coding sequence ATGGAGAATGTAATTGTGTATACTTCAACCAATTGTCCGCATTGCCGTCAGGTGAAGAGCTTCCTGAACGATAAAGGGGTAGCCTACGAAGAGCGCAACATCGAGCAGAACGATGATTATGCACAGCAGGTATGGGATATGGGCATGAGAGCTGTTCCTATTACGGTTATCGGTGAGTTCAAAATCGTCGGCATGAACAAAACCAAGTTTGATAAGGCTTTGGCTACGATTTAA
- a CDS encoding GNAT family N-acetyltransferase, which translates to MLISLKNYWDSDAVKSLLAECMWADDNRVNEELKRYLAADGCELFGCFINGELAGIAGISCAAAHEVEIRHLAVQKSWRGRTLGSNMVAEIAGWERVELLRAETDQDAVGFYSKAGFEINSLGEKYPGVERFECVLHTRPVAEISGA; encoded by the coding sequence TTGTTAATTAGCTTAAAGAATTACTGGGACAGCGATGCGGTGAAGAGCCTGCTAGCAGAATGTATGTGGGCAGATGATAACAGGGTCAACGAAGAGCTGAAGAGATATCTGGCTGCGGATGGTTGTGAGCTATTCGGCTGTTTCATTAACGGGGAGCTGGCCGGAATCGCGGGAATCAGCTGCGCTGCCGCACATGAGGTGGAGATCAGACATCTGGCTGTCCAGAAGAGCTGGCGCGGAAGAACACTGGGCAGCAACATGGTCGCAGAAATTGCCGGATGGGAACGGGTAGAGCTGCTCAGGGCAGAGACGGATCAGGATGCAGTGGGCTTTTATAGCAAGGCAGGATTCGAGATTAACAGTCTGGGGGAGAAATATCCGGGCGTTGAGAGGTTCGAGTGTGTGCTGCACACCAGGCCGGTAGCAGAGATAAGCGGTGCATAG